The DNA segment GCCCAGGAGTATTATGACCGGATTCCTGAGCTTCGGCACGTCATTGACCAGCTGAGCAGTGGCTTCTTCTCCCCCAAACAGCCTGACCTATTCAAGGACATTGTCAACATGCTCATGCACCATGACCGGTGAGCTGGCGGGCCAGGGACCCGCGTACGTGGGGTTGCAGGGCTGAATAGGGCTCAGGAGCAGTGGAGAGGCTGGACATGGCTTCACGGCAGTTGCGGCCACATTCCTTTGGAAGCAGCATCACTGTCTAGGTCCTCAGGAATCCAATAGGACAGGATGGGCTTGGCCCTCAACCCCAGGAGACTTTCCCACTTCTCCATTCCCCTCCAGGTTTAAAGTCTTTGCGGATTATGAAGAGTACGTTAAATGCCAGGAAAGAGTCAGTGCCTTGTACAAGGTGAGGGGTCCTGGGCCAGGGGTTGGCAGGGCTTTGGCGGCCCTGGTTAGAATGAGGTGGAAGGTGGGGATCCCACTCGCAGAGCAAACCCAGAGCTTCCTTGTGGCCTCTAGAACCCGAGAGAGTGGACGCGGATGGTGATCCGGAACATAGCTACATCTGGCAAGTTCTCCAGTGACCGCACCATTGCCCAGTACGCCAGGGAGATCTGGGGCGTGGAGCCGACCCGCCAGCGCATGCCGGCCCCGGATGAGAAGATCTGAGCCTCTAGACCAGACCCAAACCTGCCCCTGAGTCTGTCTGCAGTCCCTTGGGCCAGCTCCAGCTCCTCGTCCAGAGGGTGGGGTACTGGAGTTAGATCTCTAACCCTCTCCTTGGAACCCCCATTTCCCATCATCCTCGAGCTCCCAGTGTTCAGCGTGACGAAGGACACTGCTCCCACACTGTCCTCGGGCTCCCCAGGCCCTCCCGTCTATGGATTTGACCAACCGCACCCACTCCCCAATAAATTGATTCTCCTGGGGAGCCTCCTTACTCCCCTCTCTGCTGGGAAATATTTTTAGCTCTGGGCGGCACAGCAGCTGCGCAATCACAGTGCCTTCGCCCCAGCCGCGGCAGGTGCATCCCCTCAAAAGGGGGGCGGCTTGTGGGGGTGGGGCCCGGGACTCTCCTGCCCGCTTCCAGGCGTCACCCTGCGCGCCTCTCCTCCCAGTGCTGTGTCCATACTAGGTCAGCGGCCCGCAAGGCTGGCCGGGGGCGTGGCGTCCGTCCGGGTGGGGCCCACCCGGGACGGGAGCAGGGCCTTAAGCTGAGGCCTCCGGCACCGCTGAAGGAAGATCCACGCTGTCGGGGGCAGGGCTCAAGAGGGGGAGGAGTCCCCGGGTGGTTGGCGCCTTCTTGACTCCGCCCTTAGCCCCGCCCCACTGCGGCGTTTAAGGGTCTCTAAGCAGGTGGCTACGCTAGGTCCAAAGCTAGGGGAGTGTTCAGGCGGGGGCCATCTAGGCTGCGCCGACGTTGCCCCTCCTCACTTGGGGTCCCGAAAGGGCCTGCTTCTAGGTCCCGTATTACCAAGATTGAGTTGTGGGGGAGGTCCCGCCTCCCCAGCCCGGTAGCAGGGAGGGGCAAGCCTCAGAGATTTGTTAGGGGCCCGTGGTTTCACAGCGGGTGTGTTTGAACCTGAACGGCCGGAAATGGTTACCAACTCCCTTCGGCCCGGCTTGTGGGGACCCCAGCCGCTTGCGGCTACCCCTCCCATGTGCTTCTCTGGAGCCAGGCCTCCGAGCTCCAATTTTCTAGCTGCAAGAACCCACCGTCGCTTGCAGCCGCCCCTTTTCATCCGGCCCCATGGGGAGCCAGGCTTCCGGAGCCCCAGTCCCTCCGGTGCGAACGGGAGCTCCCCCCAACATCCCCAGACCCCGAGGCCCCTTCTCCCGATCGCCGCGTTTTCATTCTTCCCCACAAACCCCTCTCTCTCAAATGCTCCCACCTTGTCCTAGCCCCTCCCCCAGGCTATCACAACGACCCGCTACGCCCACGCCCCCATCTCTGCCAGGTCCCCCGCTGCCCGCAGGAAGACGCCCGGCCCCGGGCCGGGTGAGCCCCGTGGGAACGGTTTGTCTCGAAAACAGGAACCCGGGCCGGGGTCTGGGCGGGGCGCCCCTTCCCCACCGCAGTCCGCTTCCTGCCCCTCCCGGCTTCCTCTGCCCGACACCAGGCAGGGCGGGGGACAGGGGGTGTCTGGGGTGGGGAGCGAGGACCCTTGGTTTAGTTTCCCCCTCCGCGTCCCGCGCGGCCTGACCTCCGCTCTCCCACCCTTGGCGCGGCTCATGGCgcagccccccaacccccgcccgcGGCCCTGGCCTCCCAGGCCGCGCGGCAGGGGAGGGGTTAAGCTGCCGCAGGGGCCGCCGCGTGCGGGGCGAGAGGGAGCCCCCGATGGGGGAGGCGCCGCCGGCGGTGCGGAGCCCGGTGCAGgggcggggaggagaggggagggggcggccgcggcgcgggggcggggcggcggggagCCGGGCAGCGGCGCGGAGAGCCGGCGGGAGCCGCAGCCGCAGCGAGGTCGGCGGGCGGGAGCGCACGGAGGTGGCGCCTGCCGGGCCGGGTGCGGGCTCCTTGCCGCGGGGTCCCAAGTGTGAGTGAGCGAGCGCGGGCGGGGCGCGGGGCAGAGGACGCCCGGCCCCTAGGGGCCCCCGAGGACAGCGCAGAAGGGCTGGGGGCGGCGGGTGGGTTGGTCGGTGGGGAGTCTGTAGCCCGGGTCGGGGGTGGGAGGGACCTACCGAGAGATCCAAAGCCCCCTGGACAACCGCGGGAGGGGGCGGTGTCCGCGGCGCACCCGGGTCTTCCTAGCCACGTCTCAGCGGGACCGTCCTCGGCGAAccccccatttgacagatgagaaaaccgaggctccGAGAGGCCGAGTAACTCTCAAGGTCACATAGGGAGGAAGCGGCCGAGCTGGGCGGGATGCCTCTGGGTGGCTCCTAGGAAAAGTCTACCAGAGAACTCCATAGAGAAGCCCCCTCGCTCCTCACCCCCTGCCCGGGGGAGTATTGTATGGGCGGGGGACCTTGTGTGGGGCAAGGCTTTGCCAGTGTCCTGGGGCGAGGGCTGTCAGGTGGTTGGGGCCGCAGGGCCAGCCCTGGATCGCAGATGAAGGGGGCGGGGGTTGGAGTGGGCGTGTGTGCGCACCCACCGGgcgtgtgcatgtgtgggagAGTGTACATGCGTGTAGGTGCACTGTCTTGAGTGTGCGCACACGTGTGCGGATGTCAGCGCTGCCGTGGCCTCGGAACTCCAGGCTGGTCTGGTCTAGTGAGCTGCACGGCCGGAAGCCAGCCCCTTCAACGGGTTTGCTTTCTGGGGTAGAGGACTACGGGTATGTGTGCCCGCGGGTTCCTTCGTTCAGGTGTGCGggggtgtggggtgccattgggtgAGTGAGAGAGAGGATGGGAGGTAATTGCCTGAGGCCCGGCTCTTTGGGAACCTCAGGCATTCTTGCACCCCGATGTGGGTCCTGGCCTGGGGTGTGGAGTGAGTGTGTCTGCGCCTGGGTGCGTAAATCCCCGCCAGTGACTGGAGTTGCTGGTGGAGTCCAACAGGGGCACTCCACCCTCCACGGCGTTAGCGCCCCCTTCTGGGCACCCCACTCTGCCCGAGTGTGGACGGCCTGTGTGTGCCCCCAGTTCGACTGTGCAGTACGGGCGGTCTGCGTCAGAGGCTGGGGATGAAGAGGGCCTGCGAAACGGCTGAGCTGGGACTCTTGGGGCCTTCACGGAGGAGGTGGCTCGGGAGCGCGCGGTTCCCAGGCCCAGGCTTCCCGCTTACGTCTCCGGGCCGCAGGGGCTCCCCGCTCCgcccctcttcccccacccccactccccgctCCCAGGAATGTTCCTCTCCACCCCAGCCCGCCTCCCCGAGGGCAGGCCCCTGGGGGCTGCCGCAGCCCCGCCTCCTCTTCTCGGGAGCCCAGGAGGGGGCGACGCGGGCAGGACGCCTGGGTTCCTCCCCCCTTCTCATCCCAGGGAGAAATTCCTCTGAGGTCCCCTCAGGCTCTGGGTTCCCAAAATAACCCTGCGGGGGAAGGGAGGCTGTGGAGGGAGGGAAGCGGGAGGGGGCGCAGAACTGAGCTGCGGGGTGCTGCAGGTGCCTCTGGGGAGAGGACGTGAGGAGAAGAGAGGGCCTACAGAGAGGGCGACTGGGACACCGACCATCCCCGGGGAGTCCCTCGGCCCTCCCGTGGCTCCCAGGGTGGGCCGGAAGCTTCTTGGCCAGTTCATTTCCCAACTGGTGGGTTGCACCATCCCGGGCCAGACCGTTTAACCCCGGGGCGTGGCCGCGGGGGGAACGACTCCGCCCCTGCCCAGCAGGGGGCGTGCCCGCCCCTCCCCGTTTTTACCCTCGGGGCCGCTCCGCCGGCCTGCGCCTCCGCCGACTCCGGTTCTGCCTCTCACTCTCGGGACAGGGGTCCGGTCCGAGCCCCGTTGGAGGATCCCGGAGCGCAGCTCGGCCGAGCCTACCCGCGCCGGCGGCCATGGCGGGCACCCTGGACCTGGACAAGGGCTGCACGGTGGAGGAGCTGCTCCGTGGTTGCATCGAAGCCTTTGGTGAGTGGCACGGGAGGACACACCCAGCCTGAGCCGGGACCCCTGCCTCCCTGGGCAGATGTCGGCCCTGGACCCACCCAGCCTGCATCCTGCAGCCTCTTTAGCGAAAATCTCCCTTTCATCGCAGGGCGGAGAGGTCCACATGctgcagaaagagaaaatgtttccCATCCCTAGTATGCCGGCTTTGAAGGGAGGGATGGCGGGGTCCCCGGACTCTAACACTTAAGGAGAATTATCTGTCTCCCCGGGGGATCCGGAGGAACTCGCTATCTCGGCCTGGGAGCTGTTTCCGGCTGATGTGGTGGGGTGGTGAAGGGGTGCCCCTTCCCTAAGCACTCAGGAAATGACCTCTGGATTCTTGACCCCGGGGAACCCAGGCTCCTTCCGCCCCAACTGGTTCCCCTCCGGACTCAGGCCCGGCTCAGACTGCTCCTATCCTCCGGTTCCTCGGATCCTGCCTTTATCCCCCTTCCACCCcactttttctttataatccGCCTCCTGGTTTCGGAGCCCTGGGAAATCAGGAGGCGGCCGGGAGCCACATCCAGCAGGCTGCAGGGTGGGGACCTGTAGGGACCACAGCCTCGAGACGAAGTGTCAACCCGCTTCTCTTTGGCCCCTCGGAGTTAGATGACTCCGGGAAGGTGCGGGACCCGCAGCTGGTGCGCATGTTCCTTATGATGCACCCCTGGTACATCCCTTCCTCTCAGCTGGCGGCCAAACTGCTCCACATATATCCTTCGCCGACTTCTCCAAGGGCCCTGCAGTCCGAGTCTGTAAGCGAGCCCCGCTGCCCAGCCCGGGTAGAGGATGGGCCTCGCTGCTAGACCTGGGCCGCCCCCACATCATAGGATTCAGGATGGGCCCAGGCTTCTGCTGGGCCCAAAGCCacgccccttccctccccttaGAACTAAGGCCCCGCCCCCTCTCCCTAACCTCCGCCTTGCTGTCTCTTCCCCACAGCCTAGGACCGGTCCCTACTCCCAGTCCAGGTCCCGCCTCTTGCTTCTCTTCCAGAACCCAGGTCCTGCTCCTAGCCTGACCCCTATTCTACCCAGGTGCCCCCACAAGGCTCACAGCTCACCTCTGCCTTCGGCCCCTTTCCAGATCTTGGGCCCTGCCCCACACCAGACACCATCCCGCAAATTTCTTCTAGAACTAGGCCCTGCCCTCCGCCTCCCTGTGGAGCTTGGGTCCCATCCCCTGCCTCCTTTTCTAGAGTAAGCCTCCATCCTTGTTTTCCTTAACTCTCCTTCACCTACCAACAATCCCGGAAGGACAACTCCAGCTCACTGCAGGTGAAAACATGCCACCTGGTCAGGTGAGTCTTCCTCTTGGGGCTCTGGCCCCTCCTCTGCTCCCTTCCCTTAGGCTTCTGACTGGCCTGAAGGAGTAGAAATAGCATGTTCTGGGAGCTGATCATGTGGGTTTGAACCGGGCTCTGTCCATGGTGGGTGTGCTGCCGCAGGCTTACCCCTTCCTGGCTCTACCCGGTCCCTGTTTTCTGATCTGCCCAATGAGGGTGGGGAAGGAAAGAGCTGGGTGAGGGGGATCACAGTCTGAGGCCCTCTCCCCCTCTTTGGGGGAACGAccatcctggggtggggggagggctgcCCCGGGTAACTCTGAACCTCTACCAGGTACTGGATCTCAGCATTCCCAGCGGAGTTTGACTTGAATCCTGAGCTTGCTGAGCAGATCAAGGAGCTGAAGGCTCTGCTAGATCAAGAAGGGAATCGCCGGCACAGCAGCCTCATCGACATTGAGAACGTGtgcgtggggtgggggtgctcgCAGGGCTGGGAGGGACGCTCAGCATCCCGCACCATTTGCTCTTAATAAACGTTCGTTGAATGCAGTGGTGTGAGGGTCATGTTACTCTTGCTGGACAACTTCCTGTGGCTCCCCGTCTTCTTCAGAATGCCTCAGCTGGTGATTAAGGCCTTTCACAGTCTCAGGCCAGTTTGGCATTCCCGCTGCATCTTCcacagccccctgcccccaccaagcGCCTCCTCCTGCAGCCCCCAGGGTTCCCTCACCCTTTCACAGCCCCTGCATCCATTCCCACCATTGCACTTTGTTCATGTCCCCTGGCAGCCTTCTCCATGTTATCAAGACAAGTGTGGAGTGTCTGTGGGCTCTTCTAGGGCTGAATTTGTTGTTGCCGCCTCTGTCCTTTGGTGACACTTTGGGCAGACCCCTGGCACGAAGACCCCTGCACTCACGCCACGCTGTGCTGTGTTCGTCTGTGTCTGTCTCCCCTAGTAAACTGTGAGCTCCTCTCGGGCAGGAGCTGTGTCTTGCTCATCTCTGTAACCCCAGCGCCtggcacagttcctggcacagagttaGGTCTTCCATAAATCTGTGTGGAGGGCATGACGCCAGGGGAAGATGGCAGGAGATTTTTGATAGGACAGGGGACATCAGTGTCCTGCCCAGTGTCTCGCAGCGAACTTGAGTGGCATTAGTATGGGGCAACGAGGGCTAGGGCATCTCCGGCAAAGGACTCACTGCCCCTgtcctgccccccagccccacctacAAGTGGAAGCGGCAGGTGACCCAGCGGAACCCCGTGGAACAGAAGAAGCGCAAGATGTCCCTGCTGTTTGACCACCTGGAGCCCTTGGAGCTGGCGGCACATCTCACCTACTTGGAATATCGCTCCTTCTGCAAGATCCTGGTGCGGGGGCTTTCAGTCAAGAGTCGggtgtgggctggggagggggtgccaGGAAGGATGGGGTCACAGGGCGGGATCTAGGACTACAGGGTAACTACCAAAGGGCAGCTGGAGGGGGAGGAACAGCCATTGGTGAGCGGCAGGGGGCGGGGCACTGGGTGCTGAAGGCCCTGCGCCCCCAGTTCCAGGACTATCACAGTTTCGTGACTCACGGCTGCACGGTGGACAACCCAGTCCTGGAGCGATTCATCTCCCTCTTCAACAGTGTCTCACAGTGGGTGCAGCTGATGATTCTCAGCAAGCCCACAGCCCCGCAGCGGGCGGGGGTCATCACACACTTCGTCCACGTGGCAGAGgtgcccgcccctcccccgcccccaactcCCCCAATCACCCCCGTAGGGCCGAGTCCCTCCTTTCCCCTAACCCACTGCTAGATCTTTCCCAGAAAAGCTGGGCCAAATTCTGGGCCCACTCAGTGACTCactgcctcctctctccccatttgTCCCCCAGGAACTCCTGCACCTGCAGAATTTCAACACGCTGATGGCAGTGGTTGGGGGCCTGAGCCACAGCTCCATCTCCCGCCTCAAGGAGACCCACAGCCACGTGAGCCCGGAGACCATCAAGGTGCCTGAGACCCTGGGGTCAGGGGAACAGCCTTCCCAGGGCTGGCCTCGTGAGAACTCCCAGCCCAGCTGGGGACTGGTCACTCCCTCTTCATctgataaatgaggaaactgagactgggGGTTCAGCCCTTTCCCAGGCTGCACAATGAAAGCTGGCAGAGAGAGGAGGCTCACGGATGTGCTAAACTTCAAAGCTcatgcttttctcttctcctgcttattttattttactggccATGctgtgaagcatgtgggatcttacttccctgaccaaggattgatcctgtgccccctgaagtggaagcccagagtcttaatcactggaccacttgggaagttcctattttattgtaaaaaaaaaaaccaacaaaaaacatATCTGGTGCCATACATATAGACAAGTCTAGAAAACATGTGTATAgatccctctccaggggatcttcccgacccagggatcaaagctgagccacaagggaagaccaagaatactgaagtgggtagcctatcccttcgccaggggatcttcccgaaccagggtcttctgcattgtaggcattttctttaccaactaagctatcagggaagccttcacagtttaaaaaaaactagaaagaagaTAGGTCAAGAAGTAGAACATTGCCAGCCTCTGAAGCTCCCAGCTCTTAGAGCATAACTCCCTCCTCATCAGAGGTAACCAATGTCATGACCTTCCTAAGGATGATGAcctccttttctttaaaaaaatatttacttatttattttgacaacacagcacagcctgtgggatcttagttccccaacttgtgctccctgcagtggaagggcaaaggcaaaaccactagg comes from the Bos mutus isolate GX-2022 chromosome 22, NWIPB_WYAK_1.1, whole genome shotgun sequence genome and includes:
- the RASGRP2 gene encoding RAS guanyl-releasing protein 2 isoform X1, which produces MSALPWPRNSRLVWSSELHGRKPAPSTGLLSGVEDYGCLWGEDVRRREGLQRGRLGHRPSPGSPSALPWLPGWAGSFLASSFPNWGPVRAPLEDPGAQLGRAYPRRRPWRAPWTWTRAARWRSCSVVASKPLLDDSGKVRDPQLVRMFLMMHPWYIPSSQLAAKLLHIYQQSRKDNSSSLQVKTCHLVRYWISAFPAEFDLNPELAEQIKELKALLDQEGNRRHSSLIDIENVPTYKWKRQVTQRNPVEQKKRKMSLLFDHLEPLELAAHLTYLEYRSFCKILFQDYHSFVTHGCTVDNPVLERFISLFNSVSQWVQLMILSKPTAPQRAGVITHFVHVAEELLHLQNFNTLMAVVGGLSHSSISRLKETHSHVSPETIKLWEGLTELVTATGNYGNYRRRLAACVGFRFPILGVHLKDLVALQLALPDWLDPARTRLNGAKMKQLFSILEELAMVTSLRPPVQANPDLLSLLTVSLDQYQTEDELYQLSLQREPRSKSSPTSPTTCTPPPRPPVLEEWTSAAKPKLDQAIMVEHIEKMVESVFRNFDVDGDGHISQEEFQIIRGNFPYLSAFGDLDQNQDGCISKEEMVSYFLRSSSMLGGRMGFVHNFHESNSLRPVACRHCKALILGIYKQGLKCRACGVNCHKQCKDRLSVECRRRAQSMSLEGSAPSPSPTHTHHRAFSFSLPRPGRRGSRPPEIREEEVQTVEDGVFDIHL